The following are encoded together in the Culex pipiens pallens isolate TS chromosome 1, TS_CPP_V2, whole genome shotgun sequence genome:
- the LOC120428005 gene encoding uncharacterized protein LOC120428005 isoform X2 — MLAILWITLAIVETGDSNDATTTAVGPFGTIPAPVCGQIQLMMDNCFHNTTPRVVADMLYTVKIPENADDIASRCLLFNRGMDCVQHYLDNCVDQKDRKIVENEVYGARKLYEFLCRDKSFQREFLRHKTCFHHVHPDWDRCSKDFVNIMKEEMAKTNEKTYNVQYMHFC, encoded by the exons ATGCTTGCTATTCTATGGATTACGTTGGCTATCGTGGAGACTGGCG ATTCCAACGACGCAACGACGACGGCGGTCGGTCCGTTCGGCACCATACCGGCGCCAGTTTGCGGCCAAATCCAGCTCATGATGGACAACTGCTTTCACAACACCACACCGCGGGTCGTGGCAGACATGCTGTACACGGTGAAAATCCCGGAGAATGCCGATGACATCGCCAGTCGGTGCCT ATTATTCAACCGAGGCATGGATTGCGTTCAGCACTATCTGGACAACTGCGTGGACCAAAAGGACCGGAAGATTGTCGAGAACGAGGTTTACGGTGCCAGGAAGCTGTACGAATTCCTCTGCCGGGATAAATCGTTCCAGCGAG AATTCCTCCGGCACAAAACGTGCTTTCACCACGTGCACCCGGACTGGGACCGGTGTTCGAAAGACTTTGTCAACATCATGAAGGAAGAGATGGCCAAAACGAACGAAAAAACGTACAACGTGCAGTACATGCACTTTTGCTG
- the LOC120428005 gene encoding uncharacterized protein LOC120428005 isoform X1, with protein MLAILWITLAIVETGDSNDATTTAVGPFGTIPAPVCGQIQLMMDNCFHNTTPRVVADMLYTVKIPENADDIASRCLLFNRGMDCVQHYLDNCVDQKDRKIVENEVYGARKLYEFLCRDKSFQREFLRHKTCFHHVHPDWDRCSKDFVNIMKEEMAKTNEKTYNVQYMHFCCARYGYEECVFKAAQYKCKPESAVFLQRIARLLSTDKHFQNCDRIEQQICSSGRRLPTTGTGLLIVLMVVVFAGLPLTNLEHR; from the exons ATGCTTGCTATTCTATGGATTACGTTGGCTATCGTGGAGACTGGCG ATTCCAACGACGCAACGACGACGGCGGTCGGTCCGTTCGGCACCATACCGGCGCCAGTTTGCGGCCAAATCCAGCTCATGATGGACAACTGCTTTCACAACACCACACCGCGGGTCGTGGCAGACATGCTGTACACGGTGAAAATCCCGGAGAATGCCGATGACATCGCCAGTCGGTGCCT ATTATTCAACCGAGGCATGGATTGCGTTCAGCACTATCTGGACAACTGCGTGGACCAAAAGGACCGGAAGATTGTCGAGAACGAGGTTTACGGTGCCAGGAAGCTGTACGAATTCCTCTGCCGGGATAAATCGTTCCAGCGAG AATTCCTCCGGCACAAAACGTGCTTTCACCACGTGCACCCGGACTGGGACCGGTGTTCGAAAGACTTTGTCAACATCATGAAGGAAGAGATGGCCAAAACGAACGAAAAAACGTACAACGTGCAGTACATGCACTTTTGCTG TGCGCGGTACGGTTACGAGGAATGCGTCTTCAAAGCTGCTCAGTACAAGTGCAAACCAGAGTCAGCTGTGTTCCTGCAGCGGATCGCCAGGCTACTTTCCACCGACAAGCACTTCCAGAACTGTGATAGAATCGAGCAGCAGATTTGCTCTTCCGGACGGCGCCTCCCCACCACCGGAACCGGCTTGCTGATAGTGCTGATGGTGGTGGTTTTTGCGGGCTTGCCCTTAACGAATCTTGAACATCGATAA